The following coding sequences are from one Dehalococcoidia bacterium window:
- a CDS encoding aminotransferase class V-fold PLP-dependent enzyme, whose protein sequence is MASLVARSDFELPDGLIHLAPGGESPSLRTHRAVLERYFASKGTGPAGQRTREEVTQSVRGLAAELFGLPGAETIAFVPSVSDGMNALSHALPVRAGDNVVIEDREFGAVLYPWLHLERQGVEVRLVRQRDWEPAEGAFRAAIDARTRAVACSQVSFLTGLHHNLEALAELARARGAWLVVDATHAAGAVPVPGPLCDFVLSACYKWLLGWHGVALLGWNRERVPEIEPALLGWKTPEAVPDREQPKTYVRSSDATRLEIGNPSYVGIFVLENALRYLQAIGIERIAEHDRALSGRLNRALRELGLDVATPLDANYRAGNTCFWHAEPQALATKLAAESIWVNGSDGRIRMGTHLWCGEADVEAAVVAVDRAIG, encoded by the coding sequence ATGGCTAGCCTGGTGGCGCGGTCCGATTTTGAGCTGCCCGACGGGTTGATTCACCTCGCGCCCGGCGGCGAATCACCGTCGTTGCGCACGCACCGCGCGGTGCTGGAGCGCTACTTTGCCAGCAAGGGCACGGGCCCGGCGGGCCAGCGCACGCGGGAGGAGGTGACGCAGTCGGTACGCGGGCTGGCGGCCGAGCTGTTCGGCCTGCCCGGCGCCGAGACGATCGCCTTCGTGCCCTCGGTCTCGGACGGCATGAACGCCCTCTCGCACGCACTGCCGGTGCGGGCCGGCGACAACGTGGTGATCGAAGACCGCGAGTTCGGCGCCGTGCTCTATCCCTGGCTGCATCTCGAACGGCAGGGTGTCGAGGTGCGGTTGGTGCGCCAGCGCGATTGGGAGCCGGCCGAGGGCGCCTTCCGCGCCGCGATCGACGCGCGCACGCGCGCCGTCGCCTGCAGCCAGGTCAGCTTCCTCACCGGGCTGCACCACAACCTCGAAGCGCTCGCCGAGCTGGCGCGCGCGCGCGGCGCCTGGCTGGTGGTGGACGCGACGCACGCGGCGGGCGCGGTGCCCGTGCCCGGGCCGCTCTGCGACTTCGTGCTCTCCGCCTGCTACAAGTGGCTGCTGGGCTGGCATGGCGTGGCGCTGCTGGGCTGGAACCGCGAGCGCGTGCCGGAGATCGAGCCGGCGCTGCTGGGCTGGAAGACGCCCGAGGCGGTGCCCGACCGCGAGCAGCCGAAGACGTACGTGCGCAGCAGCGACGCGACGCGGCTGGAGATCGGCAACCCGAGCTACGTCGGCATCTTTGTGCTGGAGAACGCGCTGCGCTACCTGCAGGCGATCGGCATTGAGCGCATCGCGGAGCACGATCGCGCTCTGAGCGGCCGCCTCAACCGGGCCCTGCGCGAGCTGGGGCTCGACGTGGCTACCCCTCTCGACGCGAACTACCGCGCGGGCAACACCTGTTTCTGGCACGCTGAGCCGCAGGCACTGGCGACGAAGCTGGCCGCGGAAAGCATCTGGGTGAACGGCAGCGACGGCCGTATCCGCATGGGCACGCACCTCTGGTGCGGCGAGGCGGATGTGGAAGCGGCCGTGGTGGCGGTGGATCGCGCGATCGGCTGA